Within the Hippoglossus hippoglossus isolate fHipHip1 chromosome 20, fHipHip1.pri, whole genome shotgun sequence genome, the region TCTCGACTGTTTATACACCGACGCTGCTCCGACAAATCAGGTCACGTGTGTGCgttactgtgtgtatgtgagtttTTAATAGGATGTGTATCCACTGATAAGCTCTGACAACAAAACCCGACACGCAGAGAGACTGAAGCGTTAAtaggaaactgttaaaatataaactgaCTGAGGCCACGTCACCACGACTTATGATATTAACTCAGCCTATTAGTCACCTGGACGGTGAACaataagaagtgtgtgtgtgtgtgtgtgtgtgtgtgtgtgtgtgtgtgtgtgtgtgtgtgtgtgtgtgtgtgtgtgtgtgtgtgtgtgtgttttacctgtaCGCTCTGATGATTCGCTCGGCAATAGCGTCGCCTATCTTGTTGAAAACGTGCCGGTTATCTGCGCAGCTGATGAAGAACTGATTCTGGGAGAGAAACCAACACATGTTATGACTCAGGCATCTTTACAACTTTTACAAGCTTctctaaaaatgtaaataatacacAGTTTCTACAACATatcacagaaaatgtgtgaaactgAGCAGATTACTTTAAGAAGTTTAACGTGGGGAAAATACATCCGACACaataaaatcaacaaatgatcatttatattattgtcgcttaaaaaaacacattattgagCTTCACATGCTGTAAATAATTCTAAATGCTGCGTATGGATGTATGGATATATGAATACCTCGATGTAGACGAAGTGTTGGCTGTTCTTGATGGCGTGGACGTAGGCGTTGTGGATGGACTCCTCGTGGTATTTGATGCCGGCGGACCAGTCTGAGGCCGAGCGAaggatctgagagagagaggggagacggGACGATGTCACTGAACTCAGCTTCACAAGGACGTCACAACATCGGTCCGTCTAACGTCTGTTTCTACAACAGGAAGGCTGACTGTGAACCAAGACGGACGACAGCACCTGTACTCTGGTGGGGATGCAGTCGGGGACTTGGTAGCGCTGCTCTCCTGCTGTGGTGTGAGACTTGGGCAGCAGATAGGGGAACGACAGCGAGCGGTACTTTGGCTTCACGAGCtgggagaagagacagagggaagaatTAGAGCATGACCTCAAGGCAACACCGTCCAACAAGTTAGGAAGTCTTTATTTCTGCTTCTGTATTTTAGCTGTGTCCCATTTCGCCTCTTTCGGAGGACGCGGCCTACGTGACCCACGGAGGACGAGCTTTTCCACATCTGGCTCACTGACTCTTCAGACACCTGATGGGTGACGGTAAATTCTTTCGCTCTTATTCGGCGACAGcacgacctctgaccttggTGAAGTTCCACCGCTGGATGAAGTGTCTGGCCACGTCCCGAGCTGCGCTGCCGTGAACCACCGACGCGATGTCGTGCCAGGGCATTCTGggagttgtgtgtctgtcgaTGAAATCTGAACCggcagaaaggaggagaagtgaAGGGCGAGAGACAAACACACGTTCACCTGTGAAACCAGAGAGTCGCCGTTTGTTTACCATCGAAGGGTTTTTCCAGCTGAATCCAGTCCCTGTACACGAAGTTGCAGTAATCTTTTCCGTGCCAGAAGCGTGTGTTTCCAAACAGCTCTCCGACCCCGGTCCGCACCGAGCCGCTACCTGAAACACGCACATGAACATTCAGCTACTCGTAACTTtgacattcacaaaaaacattcataccacacgagaggaaagaaactgagaaaacacatcatATGGCTTCTCACTTAATCACCATGTTTACTTTGGGATAATCAAAAGCAAACAGAGGAACAGATTTAACGTTTCTCGTGTTGCTCTTTGCACGTTTATCCTCTTTTACTGAAGCTGTTTGCTTGCGTGAATCTTTTGGTTTGGTTGTGATAGAGTCCCCACGCAGAGGAACGAGTTGTTACATCACCGTGGAtgtgacagtgacacacagcagctggacGGACGACAGCACTGCAGTCAAGAAGTGAATTCACTCTTTCCTCTGAATGTCCCTGAAATGAACTGGTTCCACACTGGTGACAGTAATTGTGTTGTAGGTTGATCTGCTGTTTGCTTCGTGTTCATCTCTGACACATCTATCACATCAGCAGGATAAACAGAGACGAGCCTggcaaacaaacagcagaagctTCTCCAGCTAATAAAAACCTGCGGCATCTGTTCCACTGCAGAAGAGACACGTGTGCCTGCAGAGAAATACGGCTTGTTCAAAAGTAATAATGATAAAGGTCGGGTGACAGGCGGCAGGACCTCGTCAGATAGAATCCAGCCTCGTTGATTGTTGCCACAGTCGGACTGAACTCATCCTTTTCAAGTTATTTCaggtttttctctgcttctcttaTATTTTCATGGAGCCTTTTTCCATTTGACACTAAAAATCGGTGTCTGCATCCTCTCTCTAATTTTATACTTTAACTACACGTTTtccaaatgtcttgttttttcagtttactGCAcaaatcagagagaaacagcagacCCCTCACATCGGAGAAGCTGCAAACACTCAAGTGAAGATGAAAACCACAGCAAAGCACAAAGCAAAGCGGGAGGTGGGCGGCGGGGTCGACACCTGGAGACCCTGCGGTCGGCGGCCCGACTCACCAGCCGGACACTGGCCCAGAGGAGCGGCCGCCCTCAGCTCGGCCGGCCTGCAGGGGATCAGACCGTGCTGGCTGCTGACGCTGTTGGACCAACCTGAACAGAGCAGCTCAAAGCACTGAGACGGAAGCACAGGTCGAGGCTCACGCTGCCACACGCAACTtcactacaacacacacaccagtcagaGAAGCGAGAGGAACCACGAGAGGAGTCCGTGGTTGAATTCGTGGCCACAGGTTAAAGTCGCTGAAATCCTGAAGGATGTCGACATGTTGAAGGGTGAATAATAAACTGAATCtgcacaggaagctgcagctctACACAGGCCACAGGCAACGTGCTGTACATAGGAATTAAAGGTTACTGGACAGTTGCTGTAATCACACTGAGAACAAATATCCTTGTTCAACAACAGCCACGGTTTCTGTAAGAATCTGAAGCTGCTTCCAgagctgcactgaactcctgaaatgatccagactttctctggagatTCCCCCCCCTGAGCATTTACACcatttcactttcaaaatatcaatattactttatgtggtgtgtgtgcatgtgtgtgtgtgtgtgtgtgtgtgtgtgtgtgtgtgtgtgtgtgtgtgtgtgtgtgtgtgtgtgtgtgtgtgtgtgtgtgtgtgtgtgtcgggcaCCACTCACTCTCTTCAGTCTCCAGGTCGCTGTCGCTGTCGACCTGAGCCAGGccgtgtttctgcaggtgtctCCTGATGCTGAACTTggtcctcttcatcctcccctGACTCTTCAGCTTGGGCTGGTCCACAGAGTCCGTCACGGTGAAAATGCTTTTCCCGTTGCTCTGGGAAACGGCGCCGCTGCCGTTGGGTGGGGCAGCGTTActggaggaggcggagctcGCCTGCGAAGAACGAAAACAACAATCATCAGCGCGTCAGTAAAGTCAGGACATGAGTCAAAGTCAAAGACGATGGAGGAGCAACAAATTAAAAGTGAGAAACATCttgtgtttaatttaatttatctgATAATTAATGATGAGGTGCAGAATTAGTGTCATAAGCTGCAAAACTTCAGGTTTTGAAGAAATTAGAAAAGTCTTTTTTCAGGTGATTTAAGGGACGCCTGCACGTATGCTTAAAAAAGATTATCACTTCACcctaaatatgtaaaatataaatcaaatactttgtaagtttgaataaataaatatacaatatgtaACAATAAAGATGTGGACTAATGTacaaatattgtgtttatttctagAAAAGTTTGATGTATTATTTTCACTGTGCTTCCACCTCTAGAACTGATTAGTTctgattgagtgtgtgtgtgtgtgtgtgtgtgtgtgtgttgtgtgtgtgtgtgtgtgtgtgtgtgtgtgtgtgtgtgtgttgtgtgtgtgtgcacgctacCTGCTCCAGGTGAGAAAGCGTCACGCTCCCGACGTCCGTCAGCCGGTGCTCCCTGTCGTCCCAGCGTCCGTACGCCAGGTCTATCCCGCTCACGAAGGCCACGGATTGGTCGATGATGATGATCTTCTCGTGATGCGCCCACAGGTAGACGGCGGAGGAGACGTGGTCTGGGTGACGCATCACCTGCCAACACACGTGTAAAAATTCATACAGGAAACACGCAGACACAGCGTAGTGGATCCGTGTGAGCACATGACGGGCGCTCACCTTGATGTTGGGGTGGAGGTGCCGCAGCGTCCTCTTGCTGTAGCCCGAGTTGATGCCCAGCGCCAACTCCACCTCCTTGTACAGCATCACAAAGACCTTAACTCCTTGTTGCTGTGAAGACAAAAACACGACCACTGATGAACACAACCTCCCTTCTTTTATTCCATTCGTCCCCTGAGCAGCTTCGTGGTTGTTCAGGGTTGAAGAGGCCGTTGTTCAGGCGGCGGAGGAAACGCTCCCGCTCACCGCTTTGCGTTTCAAGACGCAATCCAGACGCCAGCGGTTGCCTTCAACGACGGGTCTCTTCAGGAAGATCTCTGGACTCAGCCTGGGGAACAAAACACGAGTGAGAGAAGGATACAGGTCTGCAGAGCACGTCCTGGaaacctcttttctttcctcttcctccttcacttcacTTTCTGAGTTTAACCACATTTAacgtattttctttttcttaatgactttattttatttccctttcattttctctcacgTCATTACATCCTCTCTTTATCCTTCAATAGATCTCAAACTGAGGAGACCAACCTTTCATCCAACAACAGAAGTAAATTcgtttttctttaaatactAACGTACAGTTTCTCCGTGTCACTTCAGCCACTAGAGGTCTctgaatcaaaacaataacaaaaggcTGAGATGATGtagtgaagcagcgtgggattctgggagttgttgtcttcaccaccactaCAGATGAAAATCGACCCGACGTGACTCAgacacaaatcatgttcacggatgaggtaCAAACGTTTTATTCACGTGACGCAGCAAACAGCAAATTAATAATCGTGATCCATTACGAGACGATACAAACTGTGCGTTGTCCCTTCGTCACAAATCATttgaagttatagcagagacggaCAAACGCAAACAAAAGACGACCAAATGAAACGTCCCGTAAGCTTGATAAACCCTGGATTTCTCTGAGTTGGAACATTGTTGGAAAGATTTACGATAATGTAAGAACACAATTAACTGGCAGATGatgaatcagtgaaggctacgtcgtgaccaAAGAGACCGACTCAGCGAGAGGTGGTGACCTCATCGCTGTCGGTCCAGACTGAAAcgagaccagcagcgtttacaaCCCTCTGGTTCTGATCGTCTCTGAAACTCCAGAGTTCTGAGGACAGAAGGATCTGTCCTCAGAGGGGACGAGCTTTCAAACGAAAATGCAGTAGTGTGGGtgtagccacacacacacacacacacacacacacacacacacacacacacacacacacacacacacacacacacacacacacacacacacacacacactcctagtcctgatatgtgtgtatttctacatGTGTACTTGTATATCAGTAGCCTGAGTCTCAGACTGTAACTGATCTGTTTGACCAGAAAATCTCCCGTAGAGGTGACCGCAGAGTGcactcactacacacacacacacacacacacacacacacacacacacacacacacacacacacacacacacacacacacacacacacacacactcaccaccaATCTGTGATGAATATTTCCTCTTTGGCTTCTTCAAGAGCATCTGCTACGTCCTCCATGTACGTTTTCCCATTCACGTACctgtagaaaacacacacacacgtatacacgtgtgaaaacacacacacataaacactcacAATCACTAGATGACCACAAACCAACAGTTCACCCCTGTCACCTTTCAATCAGTCCGTCTTCTGCTGAATCATGCtttttatcacacacacacacacacacacacacacacagtctcacagacagacagacacacacacacacacagtctcacagacagacagacacacacacacacagtctcacagacagacacacacacagtctcacagacagacacacacacacagacacacacacacagtctcacagacAGTATAGGGTTGCCCAGCAGGGGGACAGGTGACGAGCAGAAGAGGctcactttccctctctttgtgtCAGGTTACTCCAgcaagacacacaacacacacacacaccacacaaacacacacacacacacacacacacacacacacacacacacacacataacacaaacacacacacaacacacaacacacagccaACTGGACCAGGTCTCATCTCGACCCGACATCTAGCTTCCAGGTGCTAATTTGCGTCAATTTAACACTGGCGACAAAAGGTGTTTTCCTCATTAACACACGTTATTTAACAGATGTTTTCCAAGTACACAACTATAATAAGTGAGTTTACTGTTTCAGAAAGATGCTCCATAAATAGCATAATAAATGTAGTTATTTACTGTATGTTCACtgcttgtatatatatatatctccttCCTCTTTATATAATGATTTTTCTGTTGAACAGATTAATCTGAACTGAGTGAAGTGGGGCATCTCTTGAAAATACTGAAAAGTAGTAAAAACGTTAAATCCGAATGCAACACGAGTGGCCGGCATCAGTTGGTTGCCTTGGTTACCACTTGGCGGGGATGTTCTCTTCCTGCCTGGCGAAGGATCCGAAGCGGTGGTCGGTGAGGAAGGCCGCGCCGTGCTTCTGGACGAAGCCTTCCAGTGACTGACCCCACCAGCGGGCGTGTCGGTAGCTGCTGCACTTCAGCACCAGAGACCTGCACAAGCAACCACGCCTTAAACACGAGGTACAAGAAGTGGCAAGAGAGAACCTGACTATATCAGAAGCTAAACAGTAGAATCACCTTGAATAATAACGTTTATACAGTCGTCACGTGTCACTGACCTGGACAGGCTGTCGACACGGACACCATGTGTGGTCTCCGTGTCTTTGGAGTCCATCTTAATGCCGAACTCTTTGTCAACCAGCATCACAAAGGAGATGGCACCTGAATCCGGCTTCATGTAGACCAGGAAGGAGTCCTTCACCACCAGCCAGCTGTCCAAACATACAGGGCCAGTATGATTTAGAAATATGAAACAGAACTAAGAGAAACACCCTGAAAACACAGTCCTCctccgcagcagcagcttctaTAAAAGGTTCGAATAACCCAAAGTGTTCCAACCTGAACTGCCCCTAAATGTTTTAgatctgacagagagagaattttctgtttctattcatTATCATATTTCAGATCCCCTGACATGCGGGATACCACAGGGTTCTATTCTTGGCCCACTATTGTTTTCCCTTTATAGGGCTCCATTTGGAAAAGTCATTTGAATGGAGTCTCCTATTACGGCTGTGGAGTGTATCACGGTTCTTGAGAAATGGATGTCTCGTTACTGTCTGCAGCACAATTatcataatttaaataaaaaagtaaatccTGTCTGTGTGATAACTGACCGTTTGGACCAGTGGTAGCAGATGTTGCTGCGACCACAGCAGTTCAACCCGGGGATACGATGTCCGCCGGATCGCTTCAGCACCATCCCTTCTCTGAAACGAGGAAAACCCATGTTCAtacaaacaaatagaaaatggCACGAGTACTAACATTTAATCCcagaacaaacaaactaaatcttATTCAATCAGAATTAGttccaagtttttttttgtatacaAATACCtaataatgtaattttttgGGGAATTAATGAATTGAAATGAACTTGGTGATTTCCCTGACAGGGAGTTGTTCTTACAGGCCCTTTGGTCCCAGGTCGTGGATGAAGGACAGTTGACTGACATCAATGAACTCCATCTgaaattttttaaataataaatataaatatcttaaAATCTTAAACCAGCAACATTGAACTTCTCGTTGCTGTTTTCCAGGAACATTAAGGTCTTCTTCTGGCTCATCGCAGGTTCACTCTCGTCCTTACCGTGGCATGGTAGTTCCTGTACATCGGCATCTTTAGCAGCTTGTTCAAGTAATCTTCCAATTGTTTCTGGAACAAATCAGAGAAATATCAGCCGGTGACATTAGTAAAAATCAAACAGGTACGAGAGCAAAAGAGGCTGAAAGGGAAAGACTCTGAGGGAAATGACAAACCCTGCGACTGGACACTTGCTCCTCTCTGGCCAGCTCGTCTCCGCCTCCTCTGGGAAGGTTCGGAATCTGCCTCACCTCACTCCTCTCCCCCGTGTGCCGCTTTATTGTGTGGCTGCCGAGAGACATGACCACCGACCAGTTAACAGCTTGTTGAAGGTAAAGGACCAGTGGGACAAATGTGTGAAACTGTATAATCATCGAACGAAGCTTAACGACAAACTCCCCGAGCGTTTACCTGCGTGACGGCAGCGGCAGCCTCATGAAGGTTTTGTACGTCCTGAGCTCTCGGTGCAGATCCATGAAGtgtttctccttcctcttcaccaGCCATGTGAACTCCCCGTGTTTCAGCTCGATCTTAAACACCGCTGGCAGTGACTGAACACAACACGGGATCCAAACTTAGACATTCACGTCGAATAATCATCACTTGATTGTTGGCAACTCAGGAGCAGTTGTAACAACTTCCCGAGCCCCTTCAGCGATTCTTATTAAGCATCATCAGACAACTgtcgtttttttaaaaagacatcaACTCTGTTTGTTTAGAGAAGTTTCATATTTGCAGTTTTCTCATTGGTTCAAGTAAAAGCCTGGTCTCGTTACTAATCAACACAAACTAGCTGTTTCCGTCCGTCTTTGCACGAAACTGATCTGAACATTTCCAGGCTAACGCTTGATATTTGATGGACAGATGTGAGCATGGTGTCAATCTTCACATCTACCATACTTGCAATTTCCAGATAAGCAATTACTCTTTTAACAATGGCCAAAGTTAACATCAGTGAACATTATAAACATCCAGAGTCAGGGGAGTGAGGGGAGGAGCACCTTGTTGACACTCCTCTGCGCCGTGATGTTGAAGCGGTCCTGGGCGGACGTGAAGCGCTCCACCTCAAGGATCTTGGCCGTGATGGGAGACGACAGGAAGACTTTGGCCTGGGACTCCTTGAAACCCACAGTGTGGTAGATCACCTTGAAAGGCAAATGCTCCGCTGGAGAGAAGCACCAGAGGAAACGTCACATGcaacatgaagaaaacacacatgctgagTATGTAGCTGGAGAACACCACACACCTGCCACGTTGGTGTCCGCCGTGTCGTACTCTCCGTCTTCCAGGTCCAGCTCGCGGGTGTCGAGCGTCTCCATGATTTCGGTCATATCATTGGCCACCAGCTGCAGGGTGCTGGAAGTTGGTTCGGAATGCTGCAGCATGGTTAGCActtagtctggagccctgggCTCGTctggagagacaggtgaggaagGGATAAGGGGAATAAAGATTATCCAGGTGTTTATCTGGGCCTGAGATGTGGCACCGGACACCTTCACCCCACGTCCTAGCTCTTAATCAAACCCAACTAAACTTGACTTCAATGTTTTTCGTCCCACTCTGATGAACTACCAGTTTTAATAACCTTTACGTGTAAACATTACTGAGAtgtggagatgagatgaggcagaaacacaagtgctcagaaacacaaacctccGGTGTCCAGGGTTTAAAGGCCGAGCTTAAGAAAGCCCTGAATCCAACCCGACTGTGTGTTTCACAGAGTGAATGTGTAACGAGCCGCTGCTCCTGCACTGATAAGGACGTTGAGGGTTTGTGCATTAACTTCAGCAGGATGACTGACAGCACGGGAACATACTTTTTGAAcctgccaaaataaaagcaactgTAGATTTTTCACATTAGAGATTTGAGCGATATGATCTTGAGATAGAATCATGTTATTTTCCGACAGGACGGAGGTGGATGATACAAGTTTAAACTAACTCGCATCTCTTTGGTTGTTCCAAATTAACTTTGGCCTGGTGTCAGACCTTCGGTCATTAAATCCTTCTCCTGTAACGTAGCACCACGTTCTCCTTATATGTAGAAGCTATGTACTGACACAGTGGAGTCATGGCGTCACTCACATTTCAAGTTGTCAGGGTTTCTGTAAAACAGCTGTAGCCGCTCGTGTTTACTTTTCGCTCGTTGTTCAGGTGCAACGTTccacttctctctgcttctgcttcacacacatttctctccacGTTCATGTTCCGGGGTCACGTTATGTGAAGATCCCTGCAGTCAACCCCTTTCATTCATGAGGGCACACTTGAACACCGTTTGACCCCTTtattttcctcacacacacacacacacacacacacacacacacactgtctatGGAGGAATGTGGTGCTTCCCGTGCTTCTAGCCTGTTAATCCTGATGTTTGGATTAGTGTCTCGTCTGATGTGATCTGAGGCTGcgaggacggagagagagagggagatggacgGACGTGCTATCAATGAGAGGAACTGTAGATAAACgtggaggaagaaggaaagatGGAGTGTttgtcagagaaagagaggacacGAGAAGATGTTAGAATGAGTAGGAAGACAGATTAGACGAGGGACAAAGACGGTTCTAGTTTTAGTGAAGAAGAAACTTGAAGCTGCATGAACTGATTCTCCTCCTGGGACACGTGATGTGACCCATGTTGTCATTGTGTGTCTATCATCTTTTtctatatacttatatatactatatacttACCACGCTGATCCTGACTTATCAGGATCAGCGTGTTTCCTGATATTCACCAATATGAAGATTTTTAttctatgaaaacaaaaaagtacatttagttttatcttaattcaagttctatatatttagttgtatttgtgtatttgtgtatttgcttCTGCAGCGAGTTCAGCTGAGGTTTGACTGCTTTCACTTCCTCCACCAGACGACACCGACCCCAACCACAACAGACAGAGAACGTCACAGGTCTGAAACCCACAGAAGCCACAGAGTGTCCATCAGCAGCCACGAGTCCCGAGTGCCCATGAGCAAGACACGGAGCATCATTATCCGGCGATTTAATTTGTAGTTCAGAAACTGAATACTGAATATCAACCTTCCTCTAACTCTGGATAAAGAGACACAGTAAAAGATCAACGTGTTTCTTTATCAACACAAATCTTTTACTGGTCAATGAATTAACTTATAATGGAACAAACACACCGTGAAGACACAGATATCAATGTTTAATCAGGAAGAAATGAAATCACATCAAATGATTTAACAaccaaaaactgtttttaaaggaAATATCCAACATTTAAATTCTGTGATGCCAACCAAGCGTTTACTGAGCAGCACGGAGCTCTTCACCTTGAaaacagagagtgtgtgtgtgtgtgtgtgtgtgtgtgtgtgtgtgtgtgtgtgtgtgtgtgtgtgtgtggagatattATGCCCATCCCAATGAGCACTCACATTGATTGGGTACAGTGTGGTACATTCCCCCCCCCACTGCATCACTCACCAGCCAGGTGGCAGGCTGTTGagtccacacacgcacacacacacacacacacacacacacaccctaatactgattaatttaacattttctcacgtgcacaaaccacaacaaatacaaatattgcaTTTTATAAGTCATTTAAAAGATCTTTGAATTTTTTCTGCTGAATATTTCGGTATCTTTAGACacttttttaacaaaaacacgtCACAGCTCACTAGTTTATAACATTTTGTGTTAATGAAGATATTTTTGCCTGAATTATGCAACAGAGCAGCAACAGATTAAACGGAGGACACGAGCCTGCTGCTTGTATTTGTACAGTGAGTCTTAAATCATAGAATACATCAAatattgaatttttttatttgaatttgtaacattttatgtaaaatacaAGATCATTGTCGTAAGAATTGTCTTTAGCTCTCGACTGTCAACATGTGAATCAGCCTCAaagtttcactttaaaaaagaaGCAATTTCACGACTAATTATCAGTTGattgtttctgtatttatcaTGTTGTTAAATATAATGACAAGTGCTGATTCCATTTCCGTATCGAAATATGTTGTTTCGTCTAAAACGCAAAGATATCAACTTAAACACGTTTAAATTTACCACATTTTAGAAGCTgcaatgtttaaatatttcattaaaaaaattataaattcatCAAAATGGTTGATAATTAATGATGTTAGATCTTTGATAccttttaatattattattatttattatagacaaaaatatttgattgatGATCTGTTTCTTGCAGCTTGggcaggagcacacacacacacgcacacacacacacacacacacacacacacacacacacacacagccagtgtgGAAACTGGAAACCGCCGA harbors:
- the pld1b gene encoding phospholipase D1, which produces MLQHSEPTSSTLQLVANDMTEIMETLDTRELDLEDGEYDTADTNVAAEHLPFKVIYHTVGFKESQAKVFLSSPITAKILEVERFTSAQDRFNITAQRSVNKSLPAVFKIELKHGEFTWLVKRKEKHFMDLHRELRTYKTFMRLPLPSRSHTIKRHTGERSEVRQIPNLPRGGGDELAREEQVSSRRKQLEDYLNKLLKMPMYRNYHATMEFIDVSQLSFIHDLGPKGLEGMVLKRSGGHRIPGLNCCGRSNICYHWSKRWLVVKDSFLVYMKPDSGAISFVMLVDKEFGIKMDSKDTETTHGVRVDSLSRSLVLKCSSYRHARWWGQSLEGFVQKHGAAFLTDHRFGSFARQEENIPAKWYVNGKTYMEDVADALEEAKEEIFITDWWLSPEIFLKRPVVEGNRWRLDCVLKRKAQQGVKVFVMLYKEVELALGINSGYSKRTLRHLHPNIKVMRHPDHVSSAVYLWAHHEKIIIIDQSVAFVSGIDLAYGRWDDREHRLTDVGSVTLSHLEQASSASSSNAAPPNGSGAVSQSNGKSIFTVTDSVDQPKLKSQGRMKRTKFSIRRHLQKHGLAQVDSDSDLETEESSGSVRTGVGELFGNTRFWHGKDYCNFVYRDWIQLEKPFDDFIDRHTTPRMPWHDIASVVHGSAARDVARHFIQRWNFTKLVKPKYRSLSFPYLLPKSHTTAGEQRYQVPDCIPTRVQILRSASDWSAGIKYHEESIHNAYVHAIKNSQHFVYIENQFFISCADNRHVFNKIGDAIAERIIRAYREGKRYRVYVVTPLLPGFEGDINTGGGSAIQAVMHFNYRTMNRGEHSIISQLRKEMGDQWMNYISIAGLRTHAELEGKLVTELIYVHSKMLIADDNTVIIGSANINDRSMLGKRDSEVAVIVEDSETVAAVMDGQPYQAGRYGLQLRLECFRMILGAFTDASIDVSDPISDHFYKEVWMATCARNATIYQKVFRCLPSSDVRNILELEGYLAKEGLEKEDPARAREELRKIRGFLVQFPLQFLCEQNLLPPIGSKEAMVPMEVWT